In Pyrus communis chromosome 1, drPyrComm1.1, whole genome shotgun sequence, the following are encoded in one genomic region:
- the LOC137724768 gene encoding pathogen-associated molecular patterns-induced protein A70-like has protein sequence MLTSMLSWFTPTSLFLLLNLIIGIIVLSSRHGTHKRPQHQQLQQQEEQLGLFNSPQLERAPSFLDRVRSINFSHYKFEQPNPETQYAAPQHANLDNSTELNRTPSHQLERSPSLLDRIRSINFSHHKFEQSTNPEHQSGESAEQQPGSSPIVCDSPVGLARTPSLLERLKSMDFPFYRSEHANPENKIYEPEESEREGRDPFSRQENLVHRSKSNPSNGARVNQHEKIKKSTSEKSRLRGGVEGNDDERPATPRMEKTRSFGGDEAVDAKADDFINRFKQQLRLQRLDSLLRYKETLKRK, from the coding sequence ATGTTGACATCGATGCTCAGCTGGTTCACGCCCACCTcgctcttcctcctcctcaaccTCATCATCGGCATCATAGTCCTCAGCTCCCGCCATGGGACCCACAAAAGGCCTCAGCATCAACAACTGCAGCAGCAAGAAGAGCAACTCGGCCTGTTCAACTCGCCCCAACTCGAACGAGCTCCCTCATTCTTGGACCGGGTCCGGTCGATAAACTTCTCCCACTACAAATTCGAGCAACCGAACCCGGAAACCCAGTACGCGGCGCCACAACATGCAAATTTAGATAATTCGACCGAGTTAAACCGGACTCCCTCACACCAACTCGAAAGAAGTCCTTCGCTGCTGGACCGGATCCGGTCTATCAACTTTTCCCACCACAAATTCGAACAATCCACCAATCCAGAACACCAGTCCGGCGAATCAGCAGAACAACAACCTGGTTCGAGTCCGATAGTCTGCGATAGTCCGGTCGGGTTAGCTAGGACACCCTCGCTTTTGGAGCGGCTCAAGTCGATGGATTTCCCATTCTACCGGTCCGAACATGCCAATCCAGAGAATAAAATTTACGAACCGGAGGAGTCCGAACGTGAGGGCCGCGACCCCTTTTCGAGACAAGAAAACTTGGTTCATCGGAGCAAGTCGAACCCGAGTAATGGGGCTCGGGTAAACCAGCATGAGAAGATAAAAAAGTCGACTAGCGAGAAATCGCGGCTCCGAGGAGGGGTTGAAGGAAACGACGACGAAAGGCCTGCGACACCTCGGATGGAGAAAACGAGGTCGTTTGGAGGCGATGAAGCGGTTGACGCGAAAGCTGACGATTTCATAAACAGGTTTAAGCAGCAGCTGAGACTGCAGAGGCTGGACTCGCTCTTACGTTACAAAGAAACgcttaaaagaaaataa